In Bacillus sp. KH172YL63, one genomic interval encodes:
- the spoIIIAF gene encoding stage III sporulation protein AF — protein sequence MSFLTDWITNIIIFVLLATVIDMLLPSSNMQKYAKIVTGLLLITIILTPLFKLMSTDFDQVVDAIDIKGATNQGSMENSIEMKKKEIQASQRAYILEQMAVQMKQQVEKELMDEHSKVIDKVVVEADDLEKIPESITGVTVYMKEVKEDTAVETIQSVEIDTGAEANRTPEEDMSQLTSLLAKQWNLTPDKIIITLEGGTGEADEL from the coding sequence ATGTCATTTCTCACAGATTGGATAACCAATATCATCATCTTTGTTTTACTGGCCACAGTCATTGACATGCTTCTTCCCAGTTCCAACATGCAGAAATATGCCAAGATCGTAACCGGATTGTTATTGATCACCATCATCTTGACACCCCTGTTCAAATTGATGTCGACAGACTTTGATCAAGTGGTCGATGCAATCGATATAAAGGGGGCAACTAATCAAGGTTCCATGGAAAATTCAATCGAAATGAAGAAAAAAGAAATACAAGCTTCACAACGTGCATATATTTTAGAACAGATGGCTGTCCAAATGAAACAACAAGTGGAAAAGGAGTTGATGGATGAACATAGCAAGGTCATTGATAAAGTGGTGGTAGAGGCGGACGACTTGGAAAAAATTCCGGAAAGCATCACCGGAGTCACAGTCTATATGAAAGAAGTAAAAGAAGACACCGCGGTTGAGACGATACAAAGCGTGGAGATCGATACGGGAGCTGAAGCGAACAGAACACCGGAAGAGGATATGTCCCAACTGACCTCCTTACTTGCGAAGCAATGGAATCTTACTCCAGACAAAATCATCATCACACTAGAAGGGGGGACTGGGGAAGCGGATGAACTTTAA
- the spoIIIAE gene encoding stage III sporulation protein AE, with the protein MRQLYRIIVTALLFFFICASGGQAEEGDGQAPPDTNMQQQMIDQQIDQLGIEELTGFWNDIVEEYGGYLPESQKGSLIDFIKGEKEFSFKTWFSGIFKFAFQELVMNGKLLGTLIMLTIFSMFLQSLQNAFEGGSVSKVAYSIIFMVLIIIALNSFHVAIDYTRDAISTMIHFIIALIPLLLALIAASGGIVSAAFFHPVILFLMNTSGLLIQNVVLPLLFLSALLSIVSTLSSHYKVTQLAQLLRTWSIGLLGAFMTVFLGVISVQGATAAVTDGITVRTAKFVTGNFVPVIGRMFTDAADTVISASVLLKNTVGIAGVAIVLIIAAFPAIKILMIAFIYKLAAALLQPLGGGPVIECLDTIAKSVIYVFAALAIVSFMFFLSITVIIAAGNITMMMR; encoded by the coding sequence ATGCGGCAACTGTATCGGATCATCGTCACAGCACTTCTATTCTTTTTTATCTGCGCTTCAGGTGGACAAGCGGAAGAAGGGGATGGACAAGCTCCCCCCGACACCAACATGCAGCAACAGATGATCGACCAACAGATAGACCAGCTGGGGATTGAAGAATTAACGGGCTTTTGGAATGACATCGTGGAGGAATATGGCGGATATCTTCCGGAAAGTCAAAAGGGCAGCTTGATTGACTTTATTAAAGGGGAAAAAGAATTCTCGTTTAAAACGTGGTTTAGCGGCATCTTTAAATTTGCGTTCCAAGAACTTGTCATGAACGGGAAACTGCTCGGGACGCTGATCATGCTGACGATTTTCAGCATGTTCCTTCAATCCCTGCAAAATGCTTTCGAGGGCGGGAGCGTCAGCAAGGTGGCCTACAGCATCATCTTCATGGTATTGATCATCATCGCCCTTAACAGCTTCCATGTAGCCATCGACTATACACGGGACGCCATCTCGACCATGATCCATTTCATCATTGCACTCATACCCCTTTTGCTTGCCTTGATTGCAGCTTCGGGAGGGATTGTATCTGCGGCGTTTTTTCACCCGGTAATTCTCTTCCTCATGAATACGAGCGGTCTGCTCATTCAAAATGTCGTCCTCCCCCTCCTGTTCCTGTCAGCACTCCTGAGCATCGTCAGTACTCTATCTAGCCATTATAAAGTGACGCAGCTCGCCCAGCTGTTAAGGACATGGAGCATCGGTCTCCTGGGGGCATTCATGACCGTCTTCCTCGGGGTGATATCCGTTCAGGGGGCAACCGCGGCGGTGACCGATGGCATCACTGTCAGGACCGCCAAATTTGTGACCGGCAATTTTGTTCCTGTGATCGGAAGGATGTTCACTGATGCGGCCGATACGGTCATAAGCGCATCTGTCCTTCTGAAAAATACGGTCGGGATTGCTGGAGTGGCCATTGTCCTAATCATAGCGGCATTTCCTGCAATCAAAATCTTGATGATTGCATTCATTTATAAATTGGCGGCTGCCCTCCTTCAACCACTCGGGGGCGGACCGGTCATAGAATGCCTCGATACGATCGCAAAGAGTGTCATCTACGTGTTCGCAGCCCTTGCGATTGTATCGTTCATGTTCTTCTTAAGTATCACCGTCATCATTGCAGCGGGAAATATCACGATGATGATGCGTTGA
- the spoIIIAD gene encoding stage III sporulation protein AD, whose translation MEIIQIVGIALVATFLALIVKEQKPDFAFLLIVFVGCSIFLFLIDQIYSIIHMIEKLAANANVNMVYVETILKIIGIAYIAEFASHITKDAGQGALAAKVELAGKILILAMAVPILTVIIETIINMIPTG comes from the coding sequence ATTGAAATCATTCAGATTGTAGGGATTGCACTGGTTGCTACCTTTCTTGCGTTGATTGTAAAGGAACAGAAGCCTGATTTCGCTTTTTTGCTCATCGTCTTTGTCGGATGCTCAATCTTTCTATTTTTAATCGACCAGATCTACTCCATCATCCACATGATTGAAAAGCTTGCTGCCAATGCAAATGTAAACATGGTATACGTTGAAACCATCCTCAAAATCATCGGCATTGCCTACATAGCGGAATTTGCTTCTCATATTACGAAAGATGCCGGGCAGGGAGCGTTGGCTGCAAAGGTGGAACTTGCCGGAAAAATCCTGATTCTGGCAATGGCCGTCCCGATATTAACAGTGATCATCGAAACAATCATTAATATGATTCCAACCGGATAA
- the spoIIIAC gene encoding stage III sporulation protein AC, translating into MGIDVDIIFKIAGVGIVVAFLHTILDQVGKKEYAQWVTLFGFIYILFMVASIVDDLFQKIKSVFLYQG; encoded by the coding sequence ATGGGAATCGATGTGGATATCATTTTTAAAATTGCAGGGGTAGGGATCGTCGTCGCCTTTTTGCATACGATTTTAGATCAAGTTGGAAAAAAGGAGTACGCCCAGTGGGTCACGCTGTTTGGATTCATATACATCCTATTTATGGTGGCTTCTATTGTCGATGATTTATTCCAGAAAATAAAATCGGTCTTCTTATATCAAGGATAA
- the spoIIIAB gene encoding stage III sporulation protein SpoIIIAB, with protein sequence MIKLIGAVFILLSTSWAGFEASKYLTERPRQLRLLKVALQSLEAEITYSHTPLHEATRKISKQLQKPVSWFFETFSKKLTEQEISVKKAWEESLNDIWKLTAFKSGEYEILKQFGENLGKHDMLTQQKHIQLALTHLEREETEAVERQRKYEKMTKSLGFLSGLLLIILLL encoded by the coding sequence ATGATTAAATTAATTGGTGCTGTGTTCATCCTGCTCTCCACTTCCTGGGCAGGTTTCGAAGCGTCGAAATATTTAACCGAAAGACCAAGGCAGCTTCGGCTGTTGAAAGTTGCCCTTCAGTCATTGGAAGCAGAAATCACGTACAGTCATACCCCTTTACATGAAGCAACGAGGAAGATTTCCAAGCAGCTGCAAAAGCCCGTTTCCTGGTTTTTTGAAACCTTCTCGAAGAAATTGACAGAGCAGGAAATATCCGTGAAGAAGGCGTGGGAGGAAAGCTTGAATGATATATGGAAATTAACGGCCTTCAAGAGCGGGGAATATGAAATCTTGAAGCAGTTTGGAGAGAATCTTGGCAAGCACGACATGCTGACCCAGCAGAAACATATCCAACTGGCACTCACCCACTTGGAGAGGGAAGAAACAGAGGCTGTTGAAAGACAGCGGAAATATGAAAAGATGACGAAAAGCCTGGGTTTTTTATCAGGTTTGCTGCTGATCATCCTGCTCCTTTGA
- the spoIIIAA gene encoding stage III sporulation protein AA: protein MQEVIAMLPSTISDKVLTLPQPLRDRIEEIRVRTNRVLEVTAGGKPYFIPYTVTGEDCEQLINKLSRHSFYTLEEELKRGYITIEGGHRVGLAGKVILEGGIVKGIRNLSSFNIRIARQKLGIAHSIFPYVYEDGWKHTMLIGSPQTGKTTLLRDLARMISSGVPEKNIPPSKVGIVDERSEIAGCVNGIPQLEFGPRVDVLDACPKAEGMMMLIRSMSPEVLIVDEIGRVEDGQAIQEAVNAGITLVMTTHGATLDEVRKRPVIKDIVNLETIERFIELKRGEDPGVVHEVWNERGQSLYRKVGAT, encoded by the coding sequence ATGCAGGAAGTTATAGCCATGCTACCCAGCACCATATCTGACAAAGTTCTGACCCTTCCACAACCACTGAGGGACCGTATCGAAGAGATAAGGGTCCGTACCAACCGGGTGTTGGAAGTGACTGCTGGAGGGAAGCCATATTTTATTCCGTACACAGTCACCGGTGAAGATTGCGAACAACTCATAAACAAATTATCCCGCCATTCCTTTTATACATTAGAAGAAGAATTGAAGAGAGGATACATTACGATTGAAGGCGGCCATCGTGTTGGGCTCGCAGGAAAGGTCATCCTTGAAGGGGGAATCGTCAAGGGTATCCGGAACCTGTCTTCCTTCAATATCCGCATCGCCAGGCAAAAGCTTGGCATCGCCCATTCCATATTCCCTTATGTGTATGAAGACGGCTGGAAGCATACGATGCTGATCGGCTCCCCCCAGACAGGGAAAACGACGCTTCTGAGGGACCTTGCAAGGATGATTTCATCAGGCGTACCTGAAAAAAACATCCCTCCATCCAAAGTGGGGATTGTGGATGAACGTTCTGAAATAGCGGGCTGTGTAAACGGGATTCCCCAACTCGAATTCGGACCGAGGGTGGATGTGCTTGATGCATGTCCAAAGGCAGAAGGGATGATGATGTTGATCCGTTCGATGAGCCCGGAAGTACTTATCGTTGATGAAATCGGGCGGGTGGAAGATGGTCAAGCCATTCAGGAAGCAGTGAATGCAGGTATCACCCTCGTGATGACCACACACGGAGCGACCCTTGATGAAGTCAGAAAACGACCGGTGATCAAAGACATTGTCAACTTAGAAACAATCGAGCGCTTCATTGAATTGAAGAGGGGGGAAGATCCAGGTGTGGTTCATGAAGTCTGGAATGAACGGGGGCAATCTCTCTACAGAAAAGTGGGTGCGACTTAA
- the efp gene encoding elongation factor P, whose protein sequence is MISVNDFRTGLTIEVDNGIWRVIDFQHVKPGKGAAFVRSKLRNLRTGAIQEKTFRAGEKVGKAQIDNRKMQYLYANGDMHVFMDNESYDQIELPATSIEYELKFLKENMEVSIMMYGGETLGVELPNSVELKVTETEPGIKGDTASGGSKPATVETGLVVNVPFFVNEGDTLIINTTDGSYVSRG, encoded by the coding sequence ATGATTTCAGTAAATGACTTTCGTACCGGTTTGACCATCGAAGTCGATAACGGCATTTGGCGTGTAATCGATTTCCAACACGTAAAACCAGGTAAAGGAGCGGCTTTCGTCCGTTCAAAGCTTCGTAACCTTCGTACAGGTGCGATCCAGGAAAAAACTTTCCGTGCAGGAGAAAAAGTAGGGAAAGCCCAAATCGATAACCGTAAGATGCAGTATCTGTACGCTAACGGCGATATGCATGTGTTCATGGATAATGAAAGCTATGACCAAATCGAACTTCCTGCAACTTCCATCGAGTATGAATTGAAATTCTTGAAGGAAAACATGGAAGTGTCCATCATGATGTATGGTGGGGAAACGCTTGGAGTCGAGCTTCCAAACTCGGTTGAACTGAAAGTGACAGAAACAGAACCGGGAATCAAAGGTGACACCGCTTCCGGTGGTTCGAAGCCTGCTACAGTCGAAACAGGATTGGTTGTAAACGTACCTTTCTTCGTAAACGAAGGAGACACACTGATCATCAATACCACGGACGGATCTTACGTTTCACGTGGATAA
- a CDS encoding M24 family metallopeptidase, translating to MMKLERLREAFAENQLDGILLTSAYNRRYMTNFTGSSGVALISKEKALFITDFRYIEQATEQAAGYEIVQHSGPIQEEVAKQAKRLGIQKLGFEKNDMTYSAYENYRGVVESEMVPVAGLVEKLRLIKTSEELNIIKDAADIADAAFKHILDFIKPGVTELEVSNELEFFMRKAGATSSSFDIIVASGNRSALPHGVASDKVIEKGDFVTLDYGAYYKGYCSDMTRTVSVGEPSEKLKEIYDVVLQSQLLAMENIKPGMTGKEADAIARDYITEKGYGEYFGHSLGHGIGLEVHEGPGLSSRSDVVLEQGMIVTVEPGVYVPGVGGVRIEDDTLITEDSNETLTHSTKDLIILPL from the coding sequence ATGATGAAGCTTGAACGCTTACGTGAAGCTTTTGCAGAAAATCAATTAGACGGAATCCTTTTAACGAGTGCCTATAACCGCCGTTATATGACCAATTTTACAGGTTCATCGGGTGTGGCATTAATCTCAAAAGAAAAAGCCCTATTCATCACCGATTTCCGTTACATCGAACAAGCGACGGAACAAGCTGCAGGTTATGAAATCGTACAGCATTCGGGACCGATCCAGGAAGAAGTGGCGAAACAGGCAAAGAGGCTTGGCATACAGAAGCTTGGCTTTGAGAAGAATGACATGACCTACAGTGCTTATGAAAACTATCGTGGAGTCGTTGAATCTGAAATGGTGCCGGTAGCAGGCTTAGTGGAAAAGTTACGCTTGATTAAGACATCGGAAGAGCTTAATATAATTAAGGATGCGGCAGATATTGCCGATGCAGCATTTAAGCATATATTAGATTTTATCAAGCCGGGTGTGACAGAGTTGGAAGTGTCCAACGAATTAGAGTTTTTCATGAGAAAAGCAGGGGCAACTTCATCTTCCTTCGATATCATCGTGGCCTCAGGTAACCGTTCTGCCCTGCCTCACGGTGTGGCAAGTGATAAAGTCATTGAAAAAGGTGATTTTGTAACGCTTGATTATGGCGCATACTATAAAGGTTATTGCTCAGATATGACGCGTACGGTATCTGTTGGGGAACCGAGTGAGAAATTGAAGGAGATCTATGACGTCGTTCTTCAATCACAGCTTCTGGCCATGGAAAACATCAAGCCTGGCATGACAGGTAAAGAAGCGGATGCAATCGCCCGTGATTACATAACGGAAAAAGGTTATGGCGAGTATTTCGGCCATTCACTCGGTCATGGAATCGGTCTTGAAGTCCATGAAGGCCCTGGTTTATCTTCACGCTCCGACGTGGTGCTAGAGCAGGGAATGATCGTGACAGTAGAACCGGGCGTCTATGTGCCTGGTGTTGGCGGGGTACGTATCGAAGATGATACACTCATAACGGAAGATTCCAATGAAACACTGACACACTCAACTAAAGATCTAATCATTCTACCACTTTAG
- the aroQ gene encoding type II 3-dehydroquinate dehydratase: MMKILLLNGPNLNRLGRREPHIYGHVTLAQLENRLASLAEKEDCRLKAAQSNHEGELIDLIHQAEDEGYGGIILNPGAFTHYSYALRDAVASVSVPVVEVHISNIHAREAFRHQSVVAPETIGQIVGLGLFGYELALQAIMKNHKGVEDDEA; encoded by the coding sequence ATGATGAAAATCTTGCTTTTGAATGGTCCGAACTTAAATCGGTTAGGCAGGCGTGAACCACATATTTACGGCCACGTCACCCTTGCCCAGCTTGAAAACAGGCTAGCATCCCTGGCAGAAAAGGAAGACTGCCGGCTGAAAGCGGCCCAGTCGAATCATGAAGGGGAATTGATTGACCTCATCCATCAGGCAGAAGATGAAGGTTATGGAGGGATTATCTTGAACCCGGGGGCCTTCACCCATTACAGCTACGCATTAAGAGATGCTGTCGCTTCAGTATCCGTGCCTGTTGTGGAAGTACATATTTCAAATATTCATGCCCGTGAAGCATTCAGACACCAGTCCGTTGTGGCTCCTGAAACAATCGGTCAGATCGTCGGTCTGGGGTTGTTCGGGTATGAATTGGCATTGCAAGCAATAATGAAGAATCATAAAGGAGTGGAAGATGATGAAGCTTGA
- a CDS encoding YqhR family membrane protein, which translates to MAEQKGQHEKVQEGTEESKENPRLEQNQSEKPLSFTMMVVVTGFIGGMLWSAVGYICYFFSFTKIEPNIIFEPWAVGEWVDTWIGIILSIVAYGIISIGVALIYYGLLRKFKSMWVGVAYGVALYFAFFLLLNPLFPSLKSFQAIDYHTLITTFCLYVLYGVFIGYSISYEENELRHQGEKERSGEVSH; encoded by the coding sequence ATGGCAGAGCAGAAAGGTCAACATGAAAAGGTGCAGGAGGGGACGGAAGAAAGTAAGGAAAATCCCCGCTTAGAACAAAATCAGAGTGAAAAGCCACTTTCATTCACAATGATGGTCGTCGTGACGGGATTTATCGGCGGAATGCTGTGGAGTGCGGTCGGGTACATCTGTTACTTCTTTTCCTTTACGAAGATTGAACCAAATATCATCTTCGAGCCCTGGGCGGTGGGAGAATGGGTGGATACATGGATTGGGATTATCCTATCCATCGTGGCTTACGGCATTATCTCAATTGGAGTGGCACTCATCTATTATGGTCTGTTGCGTAAGTTTAAATCAATGTGGGTGGGCGTTGCCTATGGAGTAGCACTGTATTTTGCCTTCTTCCTGTTGCTTAATCCGCTGTTCCCAAGCCTGAAATCTTTTCAAGCGATTGATTATCACACATTGATCACCACCTTTTGCCTGTATGTGCTGTATGGCGTGTTCATCGGCTACTCGATTTCATATGAAGAGAATGAGTTGAGGCATCAAGGTGAAAAAGAAAGATCAGGGGAAGTATCCCATTAA
- a CDS encoding SA1362 family protein has translation MNARNIVVFTLILLAIIGLGHSLFGNPLGLAKQLLFTAALIGIIYFAYRRWFSGRRAGNSNEQRAFLKAAKQSKKRHKKQSSKRPQVSNVSKKRGTRKKSNAKLTVIEGKKNKKNNRASF, from the coding sequence TTGAACGCTCGTAATATTGTTGTTTTCACTTTAATTTTGTTGGCGATCATCGGTCTCGGACATTCCCTGTTCGGAAATCCGTTAGGGCTTGCCAAACAATTACTTTTCACAGCAGCTCTGATCGGAATCATTTATTTTGCATACCGCAGGTGGTTCAGCGGCAGGCGGGCTGGTAATAGTAATGAGCAAAGAGCGTTTCTGAAAGCAGCCAAGCAATCAAAGAAGCGGCATAAGAAGCAATCTTCAAAAAGGCCTCAAGTATCGAATGTGTCGAAAAAGCGCGGGACGCGTAAGAAATCAAACGCTAAACTAACCGTGATTGAAGGTAAAAAGAATAAAAAAAACAATCGAGCTTCGTTTTAG
- a CDS encoding patatin-like phospholipase family protein produces the protein MEIDGVFSGGGIKGLALIGAYQAIEEKGYRFKRIAGTSAGAIVASFIAAGYSSSEIMKIMDEIDLKELLDTNAIISLPIIKWFRVYYRLGLYKGMALENWLEEKLKAKGIYTFADLPKNSLRVIASDLTNGRLLVLPDDLEKYGIPKETFPVARAIRMSASIPYFFEPVKLKSLAGVSFLVDGGVLSNFPLWLFDAENVQHVRPVLGVKLSHDLIARPKKQIKNAIDLYEALFITMKDAHDSRYISRKLEKNIIFIPTEGVLTTEFSLTPEKKKELITYGKLRAETFLENWPV, from the coding sequence ATGGAAATCGATGGTGTATTTTCGGGTGGAGGAATCAAAGGGCTCGCACTGATCGGTGCCTATCAGGCGATAGAAGAAAAGGGCTATCGCTTTAAAAGGATAGCAGGAACCAGTGCAGGAGCGATCGTCGCTTCATTTATCGCTGCGGGTTATTCAAGCAGTGAAATCATGAAAATCATGGATGAAATTGACCTGAAGGAATTACTGGATACGAACGCGATCATCTCTCTTCCCATCATCAAATGGTTTCGGGTGTACTACCGGTTGGGTTTATATAAAGGGATGGCCCTTGAGAACTGGCTGGAAGAGAAGCTGAAAGCGAAAGGGATTTATACATTTGCCGACCTTCCGAAGAATTCACTCCGGGTCATCGCCTCTGATCTGACGAATGGAAGGCTGCTGGTGCTTCCTGATGATCTTGAAAAGTATGGGATACCGAAAGAGACATTTCCGGTCGCCAGGGCGATACGCATGAGTGCAAGTATTCCTTATTTTTTTGAACCTGTAAAGTTAAAATCTTTGGCCGGTGTCAGCTTCCTTGTGGATGGAGGCGTCCTCAGTAATTTCCCCTTATGGCTATTTGACGCAGAAAATGTCCAGCATGTGAGGCCGGTCCTTGGGGTGAAACTGAGCCATGATCTTATCGCAAGACCAAAAAAACAAATCAAAAATGCGATCGATTTATACGAGGCGCTTTTTATCACAATGAAAGATGCCCATGATTCCCGTTACATTTCAAGAAAGCTCGAAAAAAATATCATCTTCATCCCGACAGAAGGGGTGCTGACAACCGAATTCTCCTTAACCCCGGAGAAGAAAAAGGAACTGATCACATACGGGAAATTGAGGGCGGAAACCTTTTTGGAAAACTGGCCGGTATAA
- a CDS encoding vitamin B12-dependent ribonucleotide reductase, with product MTVASKNTMKLNIERLNQDIGLFPQVHPITPDMTTTHKGVSRLVMIDRYSFKDTEKITLSEGDFVVLTIKEDPKFPARGLGYISSIDWETKKADVWIEEEYRSAIDKPEEMEKGIVSRNLDVIEKPLEVYYEQIAKRNATGLAEVEETPEKRQVWFEKFYHELVNLHFVPAGRVLYGAGAGTDVTYFNCYVMPFVQDSREGISEHRKQVMEIMSRGGGVGTNGSTLRPRNTLAKGVNGKSSGSVSWLDDIAKLTHLVEQGGSRRGAQMIMLSDWHPDIIEFIISKMQNPRILRYLLENTEDETIKKAAEDKLKFTPLTEQEEAMYQGILNYRQIPGYGGFDAKILKHAEEKLRTGGTYSVHNPEFLTGANISVCLTSDFMEAVENDREYELRFPDVESYNEEQMKYYNEEWHNVGDVREWEKLGYKVRTYRKVKAKELWNLINVCATYSAEPGIFFIDNANDMTNAKAYGQKVVATNPCGEQPLAPYSVCNLAAVNLARFADKETKTVDFEKLKRTVEVGVRMQDNVIDATPYFLDENKKQALGERRVGLGVMGLADLLIYCEKEYGSEEGNKLVDEVFEVIATTAYRASVELSKEKGSFPFLTGSTDEETKALRKAFVETGFMKKMPADVRHDIEQYGIRNSHLLTVAPTGSTGTMVGVSTGLEPYFSFTYYRSGRLGKFIEVKADIVEDYLKRNPEADADNLPEWFVSSMSLAPQAHADVQCVIQNWIDSSISKTVNAPRGYTVEQVEKVYERLYKGGAKGGTVYVDGSRDSQVLTLKAEENSFDDEDGQEQKEIPTSKKPIVLLDTIQDVRSTDVTIGSEVGNTCPVCRKGTVKDMGGCNTCTNCGAQLKCGL from the coding sequence ATGACTGTTGCGTCGAAAAACACAATGAAATTAAACATCGAAAGATTAAACCAGGATATCGGATTATTTCCTCAGGTACATCCTATAACCCCGGATATGACTACCACCCACAAAGGTGTATCCCGTCTTGTCATGATTGATCGCTATTCCTTCAAGGACACTGAAAAAATCACACTTTCAGAAGGGGACTTTGTCGTACTCACGATCAAGGAGGATCCCAAATTTCCGGCACGTGGATTGGGTTATATCTCAAGCATCGACTGGGAAACGAAAAAGGCGGATGTTTGGATCGAAGAAGAGTACAGAAGTGCGATAGACAAACCTGAGGAAATGGAAAAAGGTATCGTATCAAGAAACCTTGATGTGATCGAAAAACCTCTTGAAGTCTATTACGAACAAATTGCAAAGCGTAACGCAACAGGCTTGGCAGAAGTGGAAGAAACTCCTGAAAAAAGACAAGTTTGGTTCGAGAAGTTCTATCATGAATTAGTGAACCTCCATTTCGTTCCTGCAGGCCGGGTGTTGTACGGAGCAGGCGCAGGTACGGACGTCACATACTTCAACTGTTATGTGATGCCTTTCGTCCAGGATTCCCGTGAAGGAATCTCAGAACACCGCAAGCAGGTAATGGAAATCATGAGCCGGGGCGGCGGTGTCGGAACGAACGGATCGACGCTTCGTCCACGCAACACGCTTGCTAAAGGCGTGAACGGTAAATCTTCCGGTTCTGTTTCTTGGCTGGATGATATCGCAAAGCTGACACACCTGGTTGAACAGGGCGGTTCAAGACGCGGTGCGCAGATGATCATGCTGTCAGATTGGCATCCCGACATTATTGAATTCATCATTTCCAAAATGCAAAACCCGCGTATCCTCCGCTATCTTCTCGAAAACACAGAAGACGAAACGATCAAGAAGGCTGCAGAGGATAAACTGAAATTCACCCCTCTGACGGAACAAGAGGAAGCGATGTATCAAGGCATCCTGAATTATAGACAAATCCCTGGATACGGTGGATTCGATGCGAAAATCCTTAAGCATGCAGAAGAAAAGCTCCGCACCGGAGGGACTTACAGCGTTCACAATCCTGAGTTCCTCACAGGGGCGAACATTTCTGTCTGCCTGACGAGCGACTTTATGGAAGCAGTGGAAAATGATCGTGAATATGAGCTGCGCTTCCCTGATGTGGAAAGCTATAATGAAGAGCAGATGAAATATTATAACGAAGAATGGCACAACGTAGGTGATGTGCGCGAGTGGGAGAAGCTTGGCTATAAAGTGCGTACATACCGTAAAGTCAAGGCGAAGGAGCTTTGGAATCTGATCAATGTGTGTGCAACCTACTCTGCAGAGCCTGGGATCTTCTTTATCGATAACGCAAATGATATGACAAATGCCAAAGCATACGGCCAAAAGGTAGTGGCGACAAACCCGTGCGGTGAGCAGCCTCTTGCCCCGTATTCCGTTTGTAACCTGGCAGCAGTCAACCTTGCCCGGTTTGCCGACAAAGAAACGAAGACAGTTGATTTTGAAAAGTTGAAGCGGACCGTCGAAGTGGGTGTACGTATGCAGGACAACGTCATCGATGCGACGCCATACTTCCTTGATGAAAACAAAAAGCAGGCCCTCGGTGAACGACGTGTCGGCCTCGGCGTCATGGGACTTGCTGACTTATTGATCTACTGTGAGAAAGAATACGGTTCTGAAGAAGGTAATAAGCTTGTAGATGAAGTGTTTGAGGTCATTGCCACGACGGCATACCGTGCTTCAGTGGAATTATCAAAGGAAAAAGGGAGCTTCCCATTCCTGACCGGAAGTACGGACGAAGAAACGAAAGCTTTACGAAAAGCATTTGTTGAAACCGGCTTTATGAAGAAAATGCCTGCAGATGTCCGACATGACATTGAACAGTACGGCATCCGTAATTCCCATCTGTTGACGGTCGCTCCGACTGGTTCAACAGGTACGATGGTAGGTGTATCAACAGGTCTTGAACCATACTTCTCCTTCACCTACTACAGAAGTGGACGCCTTGGTAAATTCATTGAAGTGAAGGCAGACATCGTTGAGGATTACTTGAAGAGAAATCCTGAAGCGGATGCCGACAATCTGCCGGAATGGTTTGTTTCTTCCATGAGCTTGGCGCCTCAGGCACATGCCGACGTTCAATGTGTGATCCAGAACTGGATCGACAGCTCTATTTCCAAAACGGTCAACGCCCCGCGTGGATATACGGTGGAACAGGTGGAAAAAGTGTATGAGCGTCTGTATAAAGGCGGAGCGAAAGGTGGAACCGTGTATGTCGACGGAAGCCGTGATTCCCAGGTGCTTACCCTGAAAGCGGAAGAAAACAGCTTCGATGACGAAGACGGACAGGAACAAAAAGAAATCCCTACATCGAAAAAGCCGATCGTATTGCTTGATACGATCCAGGATGTTCGTTCGACGGATGTCACGATCGGTTCAGAAGTTGGGAATACGTGCCCTGTGTGCCGTAAAGGAACGGTCAAAGACATGGGTGGCTGTAACACATGTACCAATTGCGGTGCACAGCTGAAATGCGGTTTATAA